One window from the genome of Fundidesulfovibrio magnetotacticus encodes:
- a CDS encoding DUF4276 family protein, with amino-acid sequence MKTLVFFLEELSAEAMLKGVLPRLLPADIHPAYFPFPGKQALEKELLRKLRGWRKADSMFVVLRDQDRGDCRAVKETLAAISRAAGRPEALVRIACRELESFYLGDLAAVEKGLGLKGLRAQQGKEKFRNPDLLADASGELRNLTNKAYQKISGSRAIAPHLVLENNRSPSFRALITGIRRLVAA; translated from the coding sequence GTGAAGACCCTGGTCTTCTTTCTGGAAGAACTCTCCGCGGAGGCGATGCTCAAGGGCGTTCTGCCGCGCCTCCTCCCGGCGGACATCCATCCGGCGTATTTCCCCTTCCCGGGAAAACAGGCCCTCGAAAAGGAACTCTTGCGCAAGCTGCGCGGCTGGCGGAAGGCCGACTCGATGTTCGTCGTCCTGCGCGACCAGGACAGGGGCGACTGCCGGGCCGTCAAGGAAACGCTCGCCGCCATCAGTCGAGCCGCCGGAAGGCCCGAGGCACTGGTGCGGATTGCCTGCCGGGAACTGGAGAGCTTCTATCTGGGCGACCTGGCCGCCGTGGAAAAGGGACTGGGACTCAAGGGCCTGCGCGCCCAGCAGGGCAAGGAGAAGTTCCGCAACCCGGACCTGCTGGCCGACGCCTCCGGGGAACTCCGGAATCTGACGAACAAGGCCTACCAGAAAATTTCCGGATCGCGGGCCATCGCCCCCCACCTGGTCCTGGAGAACAACCGTTCGCCCAGCTTCCGGGCGCTCATCACGGGAATCCGCCGCCTCGTGGCCGCGTAG
- a CDS encoding LexA family protein, with translation MPPSTLALPLVHAPAGFPSPAEDYIDQRLDLAEHLVRNPPSTYFLRVQGDSMRGAGIHSGDLLVVDRSVEPRPGHVVVAAVDGELTVKRLKRLGRGLALAPENPDYPHVPLDGERGVEIWGVALHVIHSLTPGGSRWTSR, from the coding sequence ATGCCGCCATCGACGCTCGCGCTTCCCCTCGTGCACGCTCCGGCCGGGTTTCCCTCTCCGGCCGAGGACTACATCGACCAGCGCCTGGACCTGGCCGAGCACCTCGTGCGCAATCCGCCCTCCACCTATTTCCTGCGCGTGCAGGGCGATTCCATGCGCGGCGCGGGCATCCACTCGGGCGACCTCCTGGTGGTGGACCGCTCCGTGGAGCCCAGGCCGGGCCACGTGGTGGTGGCCGCCGTGGACGGCGAGCTCACGGTGAAGCGCCTCAAACGCCTGGGCCGGGGGCTGGCGCTGGCCCCCGAGAACCCGGACTACCCGCATGTTCCCCTGGACGGCGAGCGCGGCGTGGAAATCTGGGGCGTGGCCCTGCATGTCATCCATTCCTTGACTCCCGGAGGCTCCCGGTGGACCTCGCGCTGA
- a CDS encoding Y-family DNA polymerase: MDLALMDCNNFYASCERAFDPRLAGRPVVVLSNNDGCVIARSAEAKALGVPMGAPEFKCRALFARHGVAVFSSNYALYGDMSARVMATAGAMVPRMEVYSIDEAFLEFAGLEGGPEAAARRVREAVLRATGIPVSLGMGPTKTLAKAANKMAKKDPSLGGVLLLPRGRAREELLARLDVEDVWGVGPRRGRWLKARGVTTALDFMRLPRERVHKKMTVTGLHTWLELHGTPCIPLELAPRPKQSIVSSRSFGRPVTSMEHLREAVFAYASRAAEKLRAQGGVASGVLVWVQTNRFKEGEPQYSAALSQALHPATARAGVIAQGGARLLERLYRPGFAYKKAGVMLTGIEPEGAGRLSLLDAPDPEAAALSRVVDRVNAKWGRDALFLGGCGVRREWRMRQGMRSPRYTTAWSELPVARA, from the coding sequence GTGGACCTCGCGCTGATGGACTGCAACAACTTCTACGCCTCCTGCGAGCGGGCCTTCGACCCCCGCCTGGCCGGTCGCCCCGTGGTGGTGCTCTCCAACAACGACGGCTGCGTCATCGCCCGGTCGGCCGAGGCCAAGGCCCTGGGCGTGCCCATGGGCGCGCCCGAGTTCAAGTGCCGCGCGCTTTTCGCCCGCCACGGCGTGGCCGTGTTCTCCTCCAACTACGCCCTCTACGGCGACATGTCCGCCCGGGTGATGGCCACGGCCGGGGCCATGGTCCCGCGCATGGAGGTCTATTCCATCGACGAGGCCTTTCTGGAGTTCGCCGGTCTGGAGGGCGGCCCGGAGGCGGCCGCCCGGCGCGTGCGCGAGGCCGTGTTGCGGGCCACGGGCATCCCCGTGTCCCTGGGAATGGGGCCCACCAAGACCCTGGCCAAGGCCGCCAACAAGATGGCCAAGAAGGACCCCTCCCTGGGCGGCGTGCTCCTCCTGCCCCGGGGCCGCGCGCGCGAGGAGTTGCTGGCGCGCCTGGACGTGGAGGACGTGTGGGGCGTGGGGCCGCGCCGTGGCCGCTGGCTCAAGGCCCGGGGCGTGACCACGGCCCTGGATTTCATGCGCCTGCCGCGCGAGCGCGTGCACAAGAAGATGACCGTCACCGGGCTGCACACCTGGCTCGAACTGCACGGCACGCCCTGCATCCCCCTGGAACTGGCCCCCCGGCCCAAGCAGTCCATCGTCTCCTCGCGCTCCTTCGGCCGCCCGGTGACCAGCATGGAGCACCTGCGCGAGGCCGTCTTCGCCTATGCCTCCCGCGCGGCCGAGAAGCTGCGCGCCCAGGGAGGCGTGGCCTCGGGGGTGCTCGTCTGGGTGCAGACCAACCGCTTCAAGGAGGGCGAGCCCCAGTACAGCGCGGCCCTGAGCCAGGCCCTGCACCCGGCCACGGCCCGGGCCGGGGTGATCGCCCAGGGCGGAGCGCGCCTGCTGGAGCGGCTCTACCGCCCGGGCTTCGCCTACAAGAAGGCCGGGGTGATGCTCACGGGCATCGAACCCGAGGGGGCGGGACGCCTCTCGCTCCTGGACGCGCCCGATCCCGAGGCCGCCGCGCTGTCCCGGGTGGTGGACCGCGTGAACGCCAAATGGGGCCGCGACGCCCTCTTCCTGGGCGGCTGCGGCGTCCGGCGCGAGTGGCGCATGCGCCAGGGCATGCGCTCGCCGCGCTACACCACGGCCTGGTCCGAGCTGCCCGTGGCCAGGGCCTAG